In Chryseobacterium salivictor, the DNA window TGAATTTGTCCAGCTTTTCTGCTTCAAAAATAGTGGATATGATATTGTTTTTTGTTGATGAGGTTTCACTTCCGTCAGCAAAATAGCAATAAGAGCTTTCCGGATATTCTAAATCATTGCCATCAGTTCCGATTCTGTTCAAGCCAAAAACATACGCTTGGTTTTCAATTGCTCTTGCTTTTAATAAAGTCTGCCAGGCGTCAATTCTGCTTTTCGGCCAATTGGCAACATATAAGATGGCGTCATAATCATTATTGTTTCTGGAAAAAACAGGAAACCGCAAATCGTAGCAAACCTGCAGCAAAATTCTCCATCCTTTATATTGAACGATCACCCGTTCCTGTCCGGAACTGTATTTTTTATCTTCACCGGAGTAAGAAAAGAGA includes these proteins:
- a CDS encoding amidohydrolase, with translation MNDLIISGLNLNIAWKNKSENFKQIELAFKQTSADLLILPEMFSTGFYMKPEEIADRNEETLQWMKNFAKQKNTAVCGSASVFEGDQYLNRFYFVKPDGEYFFYDKRHLFSYSGEDKKYSSGQERVIVQYKGWRILLQVCYDLRFPVFSRNNNDYDAILYVANWPKSRIDAWQTLLKARAIENQAYVFGLNRIGTDGNDLEYPESSYCYFADGSETSSTKNNIISTIFEAEKLDKFRTKFPFLSDRDEFELK